A segment of the Deltaproteobacteria bacterium genome:
GGCCGCGCCGCCCAATTTGTGCGGTCGGGGGTCTCCGACCACGATGGGCACGATGCGCAAGTCCGGATTCTTGGCCCAGAGAAAGGGCAGAACCACTTCCAGGGAATGTTCCTGGATATGCGCCACCCGATCAGCGGTCAGGGCGGGTTCGGCCTCCAGGAAGGCCCGGACCAGCTCCGCGTCCACGGTCAGGGACGCGCCGGGGAGATTCCATTTGCTGTCCGGCCATACGGCCAGGGGGGCGCCCATGCCGGTATGGTTGGGGCCAAGCAGCAGGACCGTGTCCGCCAGTTTGGCCTGGGCCAGGGTCTTGCCGGCCACGTTGCCGGAAAACACATGCCCGGCGTGGGGCACCATGACCAGCTTGGACGTGACCTCGCGTTCGGTCTGGCCACGCATGCAGCCCCGCACGACGTCCAGCCACTGCTCGAAACTGTCGGCGTAAAATTGCCCCGCCACGATGGGTTCGCGGTCAAAACTCATGACTCCTCCTATCGAAATCTTTGTGTTTCCTGTTCCAAACGCTGGGCTTCCAATTCCGAGGCGGCCATGCGGCTGTACAGGGTATCGGGCTTCTTGGCGATCAAATCGGTCGCGATTTCCCGCCATTTGTCTCGATCCCCAAGCTTCTTGTACAGCAGGGCCTTGCGGT
Coding sequences within it:
- the amrB gene encoding AmmeMemoRadiSam system protein B, which translates into the protein MSFDREPIVAGQFYADSFEQWLDVVRGCMRGQTEREVTSKLVMVPHAGHVFSGNVAGKTLAQAKLADTVLLLGPNHTGMGAPLAVWPDSKWNLPGASLTVDAELVRAFLEAEPALTADRVAHIQEHSLEVVLPFLWAKNPDLRIVPIVVGDPRPHKLGGAASKIAEVLTALGREVTVVVSSDMNHFASDAATREIDKRALAPILALNPMEFYGTVRGENISMCGVLPMTMGMHLANIMGAKKAELVAYATSGEVNGDLSRVVGYAGVIIE